The DNA sequence ATGAATTTGTTCGTGAGATTTTTTCCGCAGCAGGTGATATTGTCATAAGATCCATGATGGGCGGATACCTTATATATTTTAACGGTAAGCTGATAGGTGACATTTGCGATAATGAACTATTTTTAAAGAGAACGCCGACATCGGACAAACTTCTTGCAGACTCAGAATTGCATTATCCGTATGAGGGTTCAAAGACATTGATGTATGCATTCGACAGATTTGAGGATATGGATTTGATTACTGAACTACTGAAAGGTATGTATGCGGAACTGCCAGAAAAGAAACCCAAGAAAGCTAAATGAGACAAACAAGCTTCAGTTTAGCAAGATATGGTTAAATTGGAACTTTACAAGGAGGAATTTTATGGATGTAATACAAGCGTTTCTTGATGGTGTTGCTATAGCCGCTATTTTTAACGGGGCGGTAGCTACCTTGGTACTCATTAATCCAAGATTCTTTTTTAACTCTTATCCAAAGGCCATACAAAAGGCTGCACCCGAACAAATGACAAAACAGGATATTAACTGTTTTCATTGTTGGAATTTGTTTTGCCTATTCGACAGCAAGCGTTTTACACAAAGGGATTACCGGTTTTTGGAATGTGTTTTGGACTGGATATATTCATTGGAGCATATTAAACTTAGGTGATTTTTTCTTGTTAGACTTTCTGTTGTTTCAGGGAAAGTATAAAAACAAAATTGTCATCCCGGGAACAGAAGGGCACAAGGATTATGAATTTAATAACTGGATGAAACATTTGGCAGTTGTTGAACATTTTCTAGTGATTCCTTTCTTATTTATTCCGGTTGTATCGGCAATTCAGGCTTTGTTTATTGGTTTTTTAAGAAGATAAATTAGAATTTGTGAAAGTGTTTTATACTATGATTACATACGAAGTTGATGAAAAGAGATTAAGGTTTTGGAAAGAGTTGTATGAAAAGAATGCTAATTCTCTTAAACCAAATAGAATAAGTGGGAGAGAATTAAATATATACTTTCAGAAAAAATATTCTGCACAAAATTATGATAATGTAAAGTTCAAAGAAGTTGTGCATTTAAATTCAATGGAATATTTTCATGAGAATGCAGGTAATATAAATGATATTGTATCCTATACACTTAATGGTGATATTTTTGTTGGTATTGATTTAAAGACAGGATTTTTTCATATTGAAAGCAATGATGTACGCAAGTTTATTCCTATTTTTGATGATTTGTTTATCACAAGAGGGTTGAGCGTGGATGAACTTCGAAATTTTGTGATTGTAGGTCAATATTTAGAATTAAAAGGTCTATAAATCAATTATGAAAATGTTATAATAGATAAGACAACTCCATAGTCTATAATTTTATAGATGAAAAAATTCAGAGTTAAAAGGCATACTTGAAGATTGTAGATTGAAAACTTAAAATAAATGAACCGCCTGCATAACACGACATACAAATAGGCAAGATCTAACCGGTTCAAAACTTTGAAACATTCATCGTCAAACCCTTATGCCTTTATAGAACAAGGTATCGCCATGCTTTCTGCTGTGCTTAAAAGTGATGTGGCAGTCGAAGTCAGTGTTAAAATTATGGATAGCTTTGTGAAGATGAGAAACTTTTTGCTTTCTAAAAGGGAAATGTTTGCTCGCTTAGATAGAGTCGAGTTAAAGTAATTGGAGGCCCAAATCAATGAATAATATATCAATAGAAAAATTATATAACCCTGAGTATGATCTACTTTCCGTTTACGATAAAAAAGAATTATTAAATAAGATTGCGAATACATATGATTTGGAAGTAATAGGCTTTAAAGAATTTTCTGTTTTTAATAAGTCCACATATACAGCAGATTTTCGCTCAAAAGAAGGTATCGAATTTGTTTTTGTTCCCGGGGAGAGTGTTAAGCTTGGAATTGACTTTAAAGGTAGAAAGCCTTCTGAAATTTTTGATGAAGAAAATTTATATGATCTTGCATACTCATTTATAGACGAGTATGAAGATGAAACTGACAACCAAGATTCTATTACAGAGAAGATAAAAGAAAAGCTTGAAGATGATGAATTTATATCAACAATAGAAGACTATATTAATAACAATTTCAGTAAGGAGGAGAAAATTTTAATACATCCTCTATTAGTCCAAAAGGACTACAGTGAGACCTGTTGGAAAGATATTTTGGATGATGAACTTAAACAAAATAAAAAAATCAAAAAGATGATTGAAGATGCCGAAAAGAAGGGCATATCTGAAATAACAGTTCATAAGAGTATTTGTCTATATAAAGAAAATGGAAGTTGGCATGGTAAAGTTTATAGAGAAACTAAATTTAAGGAGCTTTTACAGGATATAACAGATACCGGTTATTTTCTTCCTACAAAAAGAGAGTGGGAGTATTTGGCAGGTAAGGGATGCAGAACTATCTTTCCCTGGGGCAATAATATGGATTTTTCCATGAAGTTAAAGCATATAGAGTGGTCGGATAATGATGAAGAGTATACTTTGGAAAAAGAAAATTTTTTTGGAATTTATATAGCAGATGATCCGTATTGCAGAGAGATTGTATATGATGATGGATTATTTTCATATAAGGGTGGCGATGGAGGCCGCAATATATGCGGGGGACTTGGGTCTGTTTGGGGATATTTTCCGGTTTCACCATATTTTGAAGAAAAAGATGAAGAGATAGGCGAGTATATAAATGGGGGCTATGATTTCTTTAGAAGAGTTATAAGGATTATGAAAAGGTATGGGAAATTATACTGACAAATGGATTTGTTAAGAAAACAAATAAAACTCCAAGAGAAGAAATAAAACTTGCGAAAGATAGAAGAAAAGATTACATAGAAAGGATAAGTGGAAAATGAAGACATTTGATGATATGTTGAATGAACAGCTTGAAGATATAAATTTCAGAAAAGAATACGAAGATATACAACCGGAAATGGATGTTATAAGGGCTATCGTTGATGCCAGAACGGCACAAAACCTCACACAAAAAGAACTTTCAAAAATAACAGGAATAAATCAGGCGGGTATAAGTAAATTGGAAAACGGTACAAGGAATCCAACTGTAAGCCTTTTGAAAAGATTGGCTAAAGGAATGGGAATGGAACTTAGGATACAATTTATTCCTAAAAATAATATTTCGGGGTAGTATTAAGGTGCTGCAAAAATCTTAATATCAGAGAAGGAAATCATTCTATGAAGATAATTATAAAAGAGTTATTGTATGTATTTGTAATTTTGGTTGTACAAATGTTGTTTTTTATGTATTTTACAAAGCAGGGGTGGACTCTAAAAGAACTTGTATCTAGTGATGCCTTTATAATATTTTGGAGAGCTTATGTGGTATGCAGGATATTTGTTCATATAATAAGAATAAAATATGGTAAAAATAAGAAGGATAAGAAAGTATAATAGCTAAAAAAATTACATCATATAAAAGCAAACACTCTATGTAAAAACATAGGGTGTTTTTTGTAAAGCCTTAAATCGAAACTATTTTCTAACATATTTTTATACTAATTTTCGCAGTGCCATATCCCTTCTAATATGCTATACTATGAAGATATAAAAATACTTAGGAGGTTATGATGGACGTTGCTTTTCCACATTTAGGGATTTATATAAAACATTTGGTAAATCATATTGATGTATTCGGATTTAGGATTGCATTTTATGGAATAATAATAGGGCTTGGAATGCTTGCAGGAATAAATATTGCCTGTGCAGATGCAAAAAGAAGAGGACAAAATCCCGATCTTTATCTGGACTTTGCAATGTATGCAATAGTGCTTTCGATAATAGGTGCGAGAATCTACTATGTAGTATTTGAATGGGATATGTATAAAGACGACCTGCTTCAAATATTCAATCTGCGTGGTGGCGGACTTGCAATATACGGTGGTGTAATAGCCGCAGTAATTACACTTACAGTATACTGTAAAGTAAAAAAACAGTCGTTTTTTTCAATGGCTGATACCGGGGTATTGGGACTTATACTAGGACAGGCTATAGGAAGATGGGGTAATTTTTTCAATGCCGAGGCTTTTGGAGGATATACAGATTCACTCTTTGCACTGAGATATAAACTGGATATAGTAGGTGCCGGAATGTTAAATGACGATGTATTAAGTCATGCTATGGAGATTGACGGAGTAAAGTATATCCAGGTTCATCCTACATTCCTTTATGAGAGCTGTTGGAATTTGATTGTACTTGCTTTCATGCTGTGGTACAGAAAGAGAAAGAAATTTGACGGAGAGGTCTTTTTTATCTATCTTGGCGGATACGGTCTTGGAAGAATGATAATAGAAAGTCTTAGAACAGACAGCCTGCTTTTGCCAAACACCAATATTGCTGTATCACAATTATTGGCAGGACTTTGTTTTGTGGTTTCTATAGTGTGTATAATAGTTGGAAGAAAGAGAGTAAAGAATGCGACTAAATAAGTTTCTGGCAAGTATAGGTGTCTGCTCCAGAAGAGAAGCGGACAAAGCTATAGAAGCCGGCAGAGTTATGATAAACGGACAGGTGGTAGAGCTTGGAGCCACAGTGGGTGATGAGGACCTTGTAAGCTTTGACGGCAGATATATAGGTATGGGCAAGGATGTAGAGAAGATAAAGCCTATAATAATAGCATTTAACAAGCCTGAAGGCTTAGTATGTACTACCTCCGATAATGACGGTGCTATGAATGTAGTGGACTATATAGGAATGAAGGAGAGAATATATCCTGTTGGAAGACTTGATAAGGATTCCAGCGGATTATTGCTTTTGACAAATCAGGGAAGTCTTACAAATTCCCTGCTGAGAGCCGCAAACTATCATGAAAAAGAGTATATAGTAAAAGTTAATAAGGATATAGATGATGCCTTTATCAATAAAATGGCAAATGGTATATATCTGTATGAGTTAAAGACCAAGACAAGAAAATGCAAGGTAAAAAAGCTGAATAAAAATACTTTCAGTATTGTTTTGACTCAAGGGTTAAACAGACAGATAAGACGAATGTGTCTTGCCTGCGGTATGAAGGTTCAAAAGCTGAACAGAGTAAGAATAGTAAATATAAAGCTTGACGGACTTGCAATAGGTGATTACAGAAACCTAAGTGATGAAGAAGTAAAGAAATTATACAAGGAACTTGGGATAAGGGAAAATGGATAAGAAAAAGAGAATTAAGGAACTGGTTGAAATACTTAATAAGGCCGCAAAAAGCTACTATGTGGATGCAGTTGAGATAATGCCAAATATAGAATATGACAAACTCTATGATGAGCTTTTAGAATTAGAAAAAGAAACAAATGTGGTTTTATCTAATTCGCCCACTCAGAATGTAGGATATGAAATAGCAGGTGAACTTCCAAAGAAAGCTCATGAAAGCCCTATGCTTTCACTGGATAAGACTAAAAGTGTGGAAGATCTTAGAGAATGGCTTGGTGAAAACAAGGCATTACTCTCATGGAAGATGGACGGACTTACTATAGTATTGACCTACAGAGATGGTGAACTGGCAGAAGCCGTTACAAGAGGTAACGGAACTATAGGAGAGGTTATTACAAATAATGCCAAAAACTTCCAAAATATACCTCTAAAGATAGAATTTAAGGGTGAGTTGATACTTAGAGGTGAGGCAATTATAAAATATTCCGACTTTAAGAGAATTAATGATGCTATAGAGGATGCAACTGCCAAGTATAAGAATCCGAGAAATCTTTGCTCAGGTTCTGTAAGACAGCTTAATCCTGCCATTACAAAGTCAAGGATGGTATATTGCAATATTTTCAATGTGGTAAAGGCTGACGGCATAGACTTTGAAAACTCAAAGGCAAAGCAGTTTGAATGGGCAAAAAATGAAGGATTTGATGTAGTGGAATATAAATTTACAGACAGCAAAAGCATTGCAGATGATATAGCCGAGTTTGAGTCAAAGATAGAGAGCAATGATATTCCTTCAGACGGATTGGTACTTTTACTTGATGATATCGCACTTGGAGAAAGACTTGGAAGTACTTCAAAATTCCCAAGAAATGCTATGGCATTTAAATGGAGTGATGAAAGACAGGTAACAAAACTTAAATATATAGAGTGGAGTCTGTCAAGAACAGGACTTATAAATCCGGTGGCTGTATTTGAGCCTGTAGAACTTGAGGGAACTACAGTTTCAAGAGCCAGCCTTCACAATGTAAGTATATTTGAAGATTTGATGCTTGGAGTGGGTGATGAAATATCTGTATACAAGGCAAATATGATAATTCCGCAGGTATATGAGAATCTCACAAAATCAAATACTGAAAAAGTTCCGGATACCTGTCCGGCATGTGGAAGCCACGCAAGTATAAAACAGGACAATGAGTCCAAGGTACTTTTATGTACAAACCCTGACTGTCAGATAAAGCATATAAAACAGTATGCTCTTATGGCATCCAGAGATGCATTAAATATCGACGGACTTTCAGAGTCCACATTGGAGAAATTCCTCTCAAAGGGCTTTATAAAAAATGACAGTGATATATTTAAGCTGGATAGATATAAAGATGAGATTGTAAATATGGAGGGCTTTGGAAGGAGAAGCTATGAGAAGCTTATGGCGGCACTTGAAGAAGCAAAACATACAAATGTGGCAAGATTTTTATATTCACTTGGAATAAACGGAATAGGAAGTGCCAATGCCAAGATGATTGCAAAGTATTTTGACAATGACATTGACAAAATTATTACTGCCGGAAAAGATGATCTGCTTGAAATAGAGGGAATAGGTGAAGTACTGGCAAATTCGATTGTTGATTTTTTTAAGGATTCTAAGAATATAGAAAATGTAAAGAGCCTTAGAGAAGTCCTTATATTTGAAGTGGAAGAGTCTGCGGGAAGTGATTCATTTGCCGGAAAAGTATTTGTTATCACAGGCTCGCTGGAACATTTTACAAATAGAAATGAGTTGAAAGAACTTATAGAAAAGAATGGAGGAAAGGTATCGGGAAGCGTATCAAGCAAGACAAATTTCTTGATAAATAATGATACCACATCAAATTCTTCTAAAAATAAAAAGGCTAAAGAACTTGGAGTTGAGATAATCTCGGAGGAGGATTTTTTAAAACTTTTAGAAGAATAAATAATATGTTTATTTGTAGACGTATTTGTCTACAGGAAAAGAGGTATTATGCCAATAAAAATACAAAAAGGACTGCCGGCAAAAGAGATACTTGAATCTGAGAATATATTTGTGATGGATGAGGATAGGGCTATTTCCCAGGATATCAGACCATTGCAGATTTTGATATTAAACTTGATGCCTATAAAAGAAGATACAGAGACACAGATTCTTAGAGCATTATCAAATAGCCCATTGCAGGTAGACTGTTCATTTTTGATGATGAAAAGTCATCAGTCAAAGAATACAAGCCAAAGTCATCTAAATAAATTTTATACCTTTTTTGAAGATATAAAAAATGATAAATATGATGGTATGATAATAACAGGTGCCCCTGTAGAACTTATGGATTATGAAGAGGTGAATTACTGGAGTGAGCTTTGTGAAATAATGGAATGGTCAAAGACCCATGTAACATCTACTTTACATATCTGTTGGGCTGCACAGGCAGGGCTTTATTATCATTTTGGAATACCCAAATATGAGAGAAAAGAAAAGCTGGCAGGAGTGTTCGTACACGAGATTTTAAAGAAAAAAGTGCCATTAGTCAGAAGTATGGATGATTTTGTAAACTGTCCACATTCAAGAAATACTGAGGTAAAACTGGAGGATGTATTAAAGCATCGTGAGCTTCAGGTCTTAGCTAAGTCTGAAGATGCAGGTGTTCTACTGGTTTTAAATGAATATGGAAATGGTTCACAGATATTTATACAGGGTCATCCGGAATATGACAGAATGACTCTTAGCAATGAGTATCACAGAGATGTGGCAAAGGGATTACATCCTGCTTTGCCAAAGAATTATTTTATTGATAATGATCCGTTCTCAAGACCTATATTGAATTGGAGGAATTTCTCAAATACATTATATGGAAATTGGTTGAACTTCTATGTATACCAGAATACACCATATGTTCTGTCCGATAATTTTGATTGGGTGATTTAGGTATATTTTAGGGAAAATACATCATTTTGGATAAATAAGTTCAAAATTAACTGATTTTATGATAGAATTGGTGTATATATCAGTTTAAAGGAGTGTACTTATGAGTGGAAAGTTTGTTGCTTATGTAGGTTCTTATTCTTATACCGGAAAAGCAAAGGGAATAACTATATATGACGTGGATACCCAAAAGGGATGTTTTGTAAAAAAAGATGAAGTGGATGTAGACAACTCTTCCTATGTTATCAAGTCGAGAAACCAGAAGACATTGTATTCGATTGCTGATGAGGGGATAGTTTCTTTTAGAATATTACCTGATGGTGGGCTGGAAAGATTGAACTCTGTAAAGATAAATGGAATGAGGGGATGCCATCTTTCCACAGATATAAATGACAAGTTTATCTTTGTATCCGGATATCATGATGGAAAAATTACAGTTTTGAAGTTACATCCGGATGGAAGAGTTGGAAAGATAGTAGATGAGGTTTATCACAAGGGACTTGGTTCTATAGCTGAGAGAAATTTCAGACCACATGTAAGCTGTACAAGAACAACTCCTGATGGACATTTTGTTATGGCAGCAGATCTTGGAATAGACCAGGTGAAGATATATCACTTTGATAATAATGATGAGAGACTTGCACTTGTAGATATGATTCCATGTGATATAAACTCTGCACCAAGATTTTTCGAATTTTCTAAGGATGGGAAGTTTTTATATCTAATGTATGAGATGAAGAATGTGGTGGATGTTTTCACCTATGAGGCTAAGCCCGGATGTAGAATGCCGGTAGTTGAAAAAATTCAAACTGTTCCTACAACCGGACATAATAAGCTTTCAGAGTTAACAGCAGCAACTACATTGACACTTAATGCTGATGAGAAGTTCCTGTTCACAACAAATGCCGGTGATAATTCGGTATGCCTATACGAGAGAGATGCCGAGACAGGACTCTTGAAGGAGAAAATGTGCTTGCCTATAAGTGGTGACTATCCAAAAGATGTAGCTATTTTCCCTGATAATCAACATATAGCTTCTATAAATCATGAGAGTGGAAGTATCACATTCTTTAAGATAGATTATTCAACAGGATTGATTGTAATGTGTGCCAATATAGTAAAAGTAAATCAACCAAATTGCTGTGTCATAGTGGAGGTATAATGGCAGGTTCAAGTTTTGGAAAAAGCTTTGTAGTTACAACTTTTGGAGAGTCACATGGAGTTGCTTTGGGTGCTATAGTAGACGGAGTACCTGCGGGAATAGAATTAAGTGAGGATGATATACAAAAGTTTTTGGATAGGAGAAAACCGGGACAAAGTAGCATTACTACATCCAGAAATGAAAGCGACAAATGTCGCATTTATTCTGGCGTATTTGGAGGTAAGACTACAGGTACACCGATTATGGTAATGCTTGAAAATCAATCTCAGAGATCAGGGGACTATGATGAATTGGCAATTACCTACAGACCGGGACATGCAGACTTTTCGTTTGATTCAAAATACGGCTTTAGAGATTATCGAGGTGGCGGTAGGAGCTCAGGCAGAGAGACGATTGGCAGAGTAATAGGAGGTGCTATAGCCATAAAGGCACTTGAAATGCTTGGTATCAGGATACAGGCGTTTACTCAAAGTATAGGAAATGTATACGCAGGTAAACTTAATCTTGAGGAATGTAGTGAAAATGATGTATATATGCCGGACAATGAAGCAGCTAAAAGAGCTATAGAAATTATAAAAGAAGCTAAGTCAGATAAGGATTCTCTGGGAGGTATCATAGGTTGTATAGCTACAGGTGTTATGCCGGGACTTGGAGAACCGGTATTTGATAAGCTTGATGCAAGGCTCTCAGCAGCTATTATGAGCATTGGTGCAATAAAGGGAGTGGAGTTTGGAGCCGGATTTCATGTAAGTACATTGACCGGTTCAAGAAATAATGATCCCTTCTTCATAGATGAGGATGATAGTGGGCTTCATATCAGAAAAAAGTCAAATATGTCAGGCGGTATACTGGGTGGAATTAGTGATGGTTCACCGATCATCATCAATGCTGCAGTAAAGCCTACACCGTCAATAGCAAGGGAACAGGATACTGTAAATGCACTCAATGAAGAGGTAAAACTTGAGATAAAGGGTAGGCATGATCCGGTAATAGTGCCAAGAGCAGTGGTCGTGGTGGAGAGCATGGTTGCAATTACTTTATTTGATATGGTTCTTGAGAATATGAAATCCAAAATGGATAATGTACTGAAAGTTTATAAAGATAGTTTGTAATTAGGGGGCTTTTATTTCACATCTTCGGTATACAGAATAGGTGAATTAAAAGCCTTTAATATTGTGTTTTAAAGGAGAGATTATGAAATGGTATGATGGTGCGGTGTTTTATCATATTTATCCTATCGGAATGACAGGAGCACCGAGAACAAATTCGTTTGAAATAAATGAGCATAGATTAAATAAGCTTTTGCCTTGGATTGATCATATAAAGAAGCTTGGATGCAACGCGATATATATAGGACCGCTTTTTGAGTCTGTAGGTCATGGATATGAGACTATTGATTATAAAAAGCTTGATTCAAGACTTGGGGATAATGATGACTTAAAAGGTTTTATAAATACTTGCCATGAAAATGACATAAAAGTCATAGTGGACGGAGTTTTCAATCATGTCGGCAGAGAGTTCTTTGCAT is a window from the Lachnoanaerobaculum umeaense genome containing:
- a CDS encoding TfoX/Sxy family protein — protein: MNEFNEFVREIFSAAGDIVIRSMMGGYLIYFNGKLIGDICDNELFLKRTPTSDKLLADSELHYPYEGSKTLMYAFDRFEDMDLITELLKGMYAELPEKKPKKAK
- a CDS encoding type II toxin-antitoxin system RelE/ParE family toxin, with the protein product MTNGFVKKTNKTPREEIKLAKDRRKDYIERISGK
- a CDS encoding helix-turn-helix domain-containing protein, giving the protein MKTFDDMLNEQLEDINFRKEYEDIQPEMDVIRAIVDARTAQNLTQKELSKITGINQAGISKLENGTRNPTVSLLKRLAKGMGMELRIQFIPKNNISG
- the lgt gene encoding prolipoprotein diacylglyceryl transferase, translating into MDVAFPHLGIYIKHLVNHIDVFGFRIAFYGIIIGLGMLAGINIACADAKRRGQNPDLYLDFAMYAIVLSIIGARIYYVVFEWDMYKDDLLQIFNLRGGGLAIYGGVIAAVITLTVYCKVKKQSFFSMADTGVLGLILGQAIGRWGNFFNAEAFGGYTDSLFALRYKLDIVGAGMLNDDVLSHAMEIDGVKYIQVHPTFLYESCWNLIVLAFMLWYRKRKKFDGEVFFIYLGGYGLGRMIIESLRTDSLLLPNTNIAVSQLLAGLCFVVSIVCIIVGRKRVKNATK
- a CDS encoding pseudouridine synthase; the encoded protein is MRLNKFLASIGVCSRREADKAIEAGRVMINGQVVELGATVGDEDLVSFDGRYIGMGKDVEKIKPIIIAFNKPEGLVCTTSDNDGAMNVVDYIGMKERIYPVGRLDKDSSGLLLLTNQGSLTNSLLRAANYHEKEYIVKVNKDIDDAFINKMANGIYLYELKTKTRKCKVKKLNKNTFSIVLTQGLNRQIRRMCLACGMKVQKLNRVRIVNIKLDGLAIGDYRNLSDEEVKKLYKELGIRENG
- the ligA gene encoding NAD-dependent DNA ligase LigA — encoded protein: MDKKKRIKELVEILNKAAKSYYVDAVEIMPNIEYDKLYDELLELEKETNVVLSNSPTQNVGYEIAGELPKKAHESPMLSLDKTKSVEDLREWLGENKALLSWKMDGLTIVLTYRDGELAEAVTRGNGTIGEVITNNAKNFQNIPLKIEFKGELILRGEAIIKYSDFKRINDAIEDATAKYKNPRNLCSGSVRQLNPAITKSRMVYCNIFNVVKADGIDFENSKAKQFEWAKNEGFDVVEYKFTDSKSIADDIAEFESKIESNDIPSDGLVLLLDDIALGERLGSTSKFPRNAMAFKWSDERQVTKLKYIEWSLSRTGLINPVAVFEPVELEGTTVSRASLHNVSIFEDLMLGVGDEISVYKANMIIPQVYENLTKSNTEKVPDTCPACGSHASIKQDNESKVLLCTNPDCQIKHIKQYALMASRDALNIDGLSESTLEKFLSKGFIKNDSDIFKLDRYKDEIVNMEGFGRRSYEKLMAALEEAKHTNVARFLYSLGINGIGSANAKMIAKYFDNDIDKIITAGKDDLLEIEGIGEVLANSIVDFFKDSKNIENVKSLREVLIFEVEESAGSDSFAGKVFVITGSLEHFTNRNELKELIEKNGGKVSGSVSSKTNFLINNDTTSNSSKNKKAKELGVEIISEEDFLKLLEE
- the metA gene encoding homoserine O-acetyltransferase MetA, whose amino-acid sequence is MPIKIQKGLPAKEILESENIFVMDEDRAISQDIRPLQILILNLMPIKEDTETQILRALSNSPLQVDCSFLMMKSHQSKNTSQSHLNKFYTFFEDIKNDKYDGMIITGAPVELMDYEEVNYWSELCEIMEWSKTHVTSTLHICWAAQAGLYYHFGIPKYERKEKLAGVFVHEILKKKVPLVRSMDDFVNCPHSRNTEVKLEDVLKHRELQVLAKSEDAGVLLVLNEYGNGSQIFIQGHPEYDRMTLSNEYHRDVAKGLHPALPKNYFIDNDPFSRPILNWRNFSNTLYGNWLNFYVYQNTPYVLSDNFDWVI
- a CDS encoding lactonase family protein: MSGKFVAYVGSYSYTGKAKGITIYDVDTQKGCFVKKDEVDVDNSSYVIKSRNQKTLYSIADEGIVSFRILPDGGLERLNSVKINGMRGCHLSTDINDKFIFVSGYHDGKITVLKLHPDGRVGKIVDEVYHKGLGSIAERNFRPHVSCTRTTPDGHFVMAADLGIDQVKIYHFDNNDERLALVDMIPCDINSAPRFFEFSKDGKFLYLMYEMKNVVDVFTYEAKPGCRMPVVEKIQTVPTTGHNKLSELTAATTLTLNADEKFLFTTNAGDNSVCLYERDAETGLLKEKMCLPISGDYPKDVAIFPDNQHIASINHESGSITFFKIDYSTGLIVMCANIVKVNQPNCCVIVEV
- the aroC gene encoding chorismate synthase; this translates as MAGSSFGKSFVVTTFGESHGVALGAIVDGVPAGIELSEDDIQKFLDRRKPGQSSITTSRNESDKCRIYSGVFGGKTTGTPIMVMLENQSQRSGDYDELAITYRPGHADFSFDSKYGFRDYRGGGRSSGRETIGRVIGGAIAIKALEMLGIRIQAFTQSIGNVYAGKLNLEECSENDVYMPDNEAAKRAIEIIKEAKSDKDSLGGIIGCIATGVMPGLGEPVFDKLDARLSAAIMSIGAIKGVEFGAGFHVSTLTGSRNNDPFFIDEDDSGLHIRKKSNMSGGILGGISDGSPIIINAAVKPTPSIAREQDTVNALNEEVKLEIKGRHDPVIVPRAVVVVESMVAITLFDMVLENMKSKMDNVLKVYKDSL